The Apium graveolens cultivar Ventura chromosome 10, ASM990537v1, whole genome shotgun sequence nucleotide sequence AACTCTAATACTAACAAAATTCACACGTGATGCTCTAAATTCCCGGCACCCAAcctattataatatataaataaaatattttagaTGTTTATTAATTAGAcaaatattttatgaaaattatttaatatattcCTCGTAAGTTTATTATTTGATAAAGATGTTAGACAAATTAATATTGTGAACTCGACTATTAAGATCACTGACATAAATAATACTATATTAACATGATTTTATATAAGCATGCAATACATAATAACATAGTTAACACGACCAGCGCATCCAATATGCAACCTAgtacttaacttaattaattaattattacaCAAATACTATAAATTGGACGGTAACCCATTTATGAATATAGTAATTCTTTTATTAATCTAATATAATAGACCTAGTTAATAACAAAGTAGATAACTTAAATTATTTACAGAGACATACTTAAACATTTATTAACAACCTGATCATGGCATAAATCCATTAAAACAATATATAAATTAACATAAAGAACATAATCTAAACTTAAAGTAATATCAAATGAAGTTCATGTACAATGCCTTCGTCAAAAAAATCGGAGCTAACCATTAATAAATTAagaaattaaatattaatattaaatataaaaccCAAATATATTATTGAATCTAAAATAAAATTGATGTTTCGATAATCCAGTTTACAAAACAGGCCACATACACACaagattttatcataaatatattATCAAATTCACATCACGATGGAGcataaaattaattataatagATATATTACCTGCTCACTTTGTTCAAATAGAAGTCAGAATAACTACTAGTGCTGTACAAGTTACATGGATGTAGACTAGTTCATGATAATTGATGtttgaaaaattaattaaatatgcTATCTGACTCATACATACTAGACAACGAATAGAGGAAGAAATAATGAAGCAGCAATTGCTCTGCActcttgctctctctctctccGGCTTTCCATCCTTGTCTCACTCTGCAGCCTCGTTTATGggttttttttttataattatttatgtTTGTTTAAGAGGTCTTCCAATTATATATTGTTCCTGTACAACTCCTATTTCTAATCTAATTACCAACTCAAAATAAGTCCTTTTATAATTCTAATTGTACCTAAATCAAATTCTttacttattattattattattattattattattattattattattattattattattattattattattacctAAAATATATGAAATTCacgtatattacatatatacccccttaaaaGAAGGATTCCGTCCCCAGAATCAAACGAAACTAAATACCCGTACCtgaatcgaataaatgcggatatttctcacgaatagattcttctaattcccaagtagcttctctctcttcgaataatttttccacaaaactttcacaaacagtatggtgttcttcctcaaaactcgctcctctcgagctaagatagcctcagcttcctcctcacaagaaagatcctCTCTAATCTTATGTAATGGATATTGAACTATGTGTAGATGTAATAGATGATATTTGTAGCCCCTCAAAACCGACACAtaaaacacattatgcacatgagataACTGTGGTGGCAACACAACTCTATAAGATACTTCCCCAACTTTCTCCATAacatcaaaaggtccaacatatctcggactaaGCTTACCCTTCATACCAAAACGCTTCACACCCTTACAACGCGACACCTTcaagaacacatgatcacctggctCAAATCCATCAAACTTCCGATGTTGATCCGCATAACTCTTTTGACGAGATCGAGCTTCCTTTaaactttctttaactttctccACCTTCTCATTAGTGATTCTAACCAACTCTGGCCCTTCGATgactctctcaccaacctcatcccaacaagatggtgcccTACACCTCCTACCATACAAAGTCTCAAATGGTGGCATACTAATACTCGCGTGCCTGCTATTATTGTACGCAAACTCAACAAGATACAAATATTTATCTCAATCACCTGTCCACTCTAATGCGCAAGCCCTCAACATATCGTCCAATGTCTGAATCATCCTCTCTGACTGTCCatcggtctgcggatgataagtTTTATTGAAATTAAGCCTCGTACCCCAAGCTTGCTGGAACCCTTTCCAAAAATGCGATGCAAACCTCGTATCTCTGTCAGAAACTATCGACACAGGCACACCATGAAGTCTGACAATATCACGCTGAAAAATCTCTGCTAACTCATGAACATGAGTAGTCTCTCTAATAGGCAAGAAGTGAGCGGACTTAGTaagtctatcaaccaccacccatatgACATCATTCTTCTTGAAAGTCCTCGGCAAGTGAGAcacaaaatccatagtaatgttttcccacttccaaactggaatatctagctgctgcaatagtccactaggcctctgatggtctatcttcacttgttgacatgtaagacatttCTCTACAAATTCAGCTATGTCTCCTTTTattccactccaccaaaagtgcttcttcGAATCCATATACATCTTAGTggaacctggatgaatagaaaatgAAGAACTACGAGCCTCCTTCAATATTTCCCCACCAATCGTCGAGTCTGCGGGAACACACAATTTACTACCCAACCATATCACACCCTCATCATCAACACGAAAAGATTTTTGCTTGCCACCTTCCACCTCAGATATTATTGCTTCCAAACCGGTATCATTCTTTTGAGCTTCCTTAACCCTTGAAACAAGATTTGGTTCCACTTTCAAACTTACAATACTACTTCCTGACcctctaacatacaactcaacCCCCAATcgctccaaatctgaaatatgGTGCGATTGGgtaatgagagatgcaacactccccaagttcttcctactaagagcgtcctccactacattcgccttccctggatggtactgaatatttgcatcataatccttaagaagttcaagccacctctgttgcctcatgttaagctccttccgagtaaagatgtatttgagactcttgtgatcaATAAAGATGTCACAAGTatctccatacaaataatgcctccaaatgTTCAAAGCAAAAATCAcagctgctaattccaagtcatgggtaggatagTTCACCTCATAAGGTTTAAGTTGCCTGAAGGCGTAATAAATCACTTTCtcatgctgcataagaacacaccccaatcctctcttagaagcatcactataaacctgAAAACCTCCACTACCTGATGGTAACACAAGTATTGGAGCAGacaccaaccttttcttcaactcttgaaagttCTTTTCACAATCATCGTTCCACTGGAACTTAATGCCTTTCCTCATTAGTTGAGTCAACGGCAAAGCTATGGAAGAGAAACCCTCCACAAAGCGCCTATAATAACCTGCTaaacccaagaaactcctcacctccGTCACTTTGCTAGGTCTGGGCCAATTAGTAATAGCTTCGACTTTAGCAGGATCCAACTCAATGCCCCTACCAGACACTATATGCCCCAagaatgccacttcctccaaccagaactcacacttggaaaatttcgcaaacaacttcttctccctcaaaatttcaagtacagtacgtaaatgctcttcatgctcctctctgctcctaaagtatatcaagatatcatcgatgaagaccaccAAGAATTTATCCGGATAATcatgaaagacccgattcatcaaatc carries:
- the LOC141691153 gene encoding uncharacterized protein LOC141691153, coding for MEMHDFDIILGMNWFSEHRATIDCQEKRVIFGDTDKPKFVYQGSQSKGDVKLKSALKESKLLSKGCDGYLTFMKDTSKDEPHIEDYPVVREYEDVFPNELPGLPPHREVEFTIELVPGAEPISKAPYRMAPLELQELKEQLQELLDRGFIRPSVSPCGAPVLFIKKKDGSMRLCIDYRELNQEVAFLGHIVSGRGIELDPAKVEAITNWPRPSKVTEVRSFLGLAGYYRRFVEGFSSIALPLTQLMRKGIKFQWNDDCEKNFQELKKRLVSAPILVLPSDLERLGVELYVRGSGSSIVSLKVEPNLVSRVKEAQKNDTGLEAIISEVEGGKQKSFRVDDEGVIWLGSKLCVPADSTIGGEILKEARSSSFSIHPGSTKIETTHVHELAEIFQRDIVRLHGVPVSIVSDRDTRFASHFWKGFQQAWGTRLNFNKTYHPQTDGQSERMIQTLDDMLRACALEWTGD